From the Apium graveolens cultivar Ventura unplaced genomic scaffold, ASM990537v1 ctg4136, whole genome shotgun sequence genome, one window contains:
- the LOC141701582 gene encoding uncharacterized protein LOC141701582, which produces MYRERKFTKFGDLLSTLLVTEKNHELVIKNNPSRPTGSAPLPEVNNMSFQQNVRGKGYRGGRGQGRYRGRGRSQGHFRLYNNSGHRKWQSESQSKRKAPRGGKTENVCYRCGMNGHWTRNCHTPDHLVKLYQSSQKSKEKMVETNFANNNIDHFPRITIGGISINDPNEPNETPIWEAED; this is translated from the coding sequence ATGTACAGGGAGCGCAAATTTACTAAGTTCGGGGATCTTCTATCAACTCTCCTCGTTACTGAAAAGAATCATGAATTGGTGATTAAGAATAATCCATCCCGTCCAACAGGATCTGCCCCATTACCTGAAGTAAATAACATGTCATTCCAGCAGAATGTACGTGGAAAAGGGTATAGAGGTGGACGGGGCCAAGGGCGGTACCGTGGACGAGGTCGGAGCCAGGGGCATTTTCGTCTATATAACAACTCTGGTCACCGGAAGTGGCAATCTGAATCACAGAGTAAAAGAAAGGCACCACGAGGAGGAAAAACTGAAAATGTTTGCTATAGGTGCGGCATGAATGGGCACTGGACACGTAATTGTCATACCCCAGATCATCTTGTTAAGTTATACCAATCTTCTCaaaaatcaaaagagaaaatggTAGAAACAAATTTCGCCAACAATAACATAGATCATTTCCCGAGAATCACAATTGGAGGAATAAGCATTAATGATCCGAATGAACCTAACGAAACTCCCATATGGGAGGCTGAAGATTAG